The DNA sequence CCGCCGTCGGCCCGGATCTTCTCGACGAGTTCGGTCAGCTTGTCGACACGGCGGGCGCCGAGCGCAACCGGAAACCCCCGGCCGGCGAGTTCGATCGCCGTCGCCGCACCGATGCCCGAGGAGGCTCCGGCGATGATTGATGGGCGTCGATCCGGGTGGGGCTCAAAGCGCGGCATCAGTAGACCTCCACGGTGATGGGCAGATATGCGAAACCGCGGACGTTGCTGGAATGCACTCGTACGGAGGCACTTTCGTCGATTTCGTAATGTTTAATCCGGGTGAACAGCTCGGTCAGGGCGACCTTGGCCTCCATGCGTGCCAGGTGTGCGCCGAGGCAGAAGTGGGCACCGCTGCCGAAGCTCACGAGCTTGGCGCCGATCTCCCGTCCGATGCGATAGTCGTCGGCATCCTCGAACACCCGGTCGTCGCGGTTGGCCGAACCAGGAAGCAGCAGCAGGATGTCACCGGCGGGGATGGTCGTGTCGTACAACGTCATATCCTCGGCCACGGTGCGCGCGAGAATCTGGCTGGAGGTGTCATAGCGCAGCGATTCCTCAACCCACAGCGGTATCCGCTCGTGGTCTGCGTAGACGCCGGCGAGCTGATCGGGATTGCGGTGGCCCCAGTACACGGCGTTGGCCAGCAGCTTGGTGGTGGTCTCGTTACCCGCGATCACCATGAGGAACAGGAAGGCGATCACTTCCTCGTCGGTGAGGCGGTCGCCGTCGATTTCCGCCTGTAGCAGAGCGGACGTCAGATCGTTGGAGGGCTGACGTCTGCGCTCTTTGACCATGTCGATGTAGTAGGTCATCAGGTCGATCGAGGCCTGAATGGCCTTCTGTGGCACGTCGGCGACGCCATCCTCGCGATGCATGACGCCGTCGGCCAGTTCCCGGATGCGGATGCGGTCGGGCCCGGGCACGCCCATCAGCTCAGAGATGACGTCCATGGGCAGCTTGCCGGCGTAATCGGCGATGAAGTCGAAGCTCTTGTGCTGTAACGCCCTGTCCAAGTGCATGCGTGCCAGCGCGACGACCCGGCCCTCGAGTTCGCGGATTCGCC is a window from the Mycobacteroides salmoniphilum genome containing:
- a CDS encoding cytochrome P450; this encodes MTAASMSSLVFDPYDYDFHEDPYPYYRRLRDEAPLYRNDELNFWALSRHQDVLQGFRNSEALSNANGVSMDKASFGPHAKLVMSFLAMDDPEHLRLRTLVSKGFTPRRIRELEGRVVALARMHLDRALQHKSFDFIADYAGKLPMDVISELMGVPGPDRIRIRELADGVMHREDGVADVPQKAIQASIDLMTYYIDMVKERRRQPSNDLTSALLQAEIDGDRLTDEEVIAFLFLMVIAGNETTTKLLANAVYWGHRNPDQLAGVYADHERIPLWVEESLRYDTSSQILARTVAEDMTLYDTTIPAGDILLLLPGSANRDDRVFEDADDYRIGREIGAKLVSFGSGAHFCLGAHLARMEAKVALTELFTRIKHYEIDESASVRVHSSNVRGFAYLPITVEVY